The Salvelinus namaycush isolate Seneca chromosome 31, SaNama_1.0, whole genome shotgun sequence genomic interval CAGCCTTGCTTGGGTGGTGTGAGAGAAGACCCCATGGCTGTGACAGGGACTGGTACAATTAAGGCAGAGTTTAGAATGAAACAATGTTTGTTTAAAATCGACTACATTGCACTTGGACTGCGCAGAATCACTGATCTGCAAATCCCCTCCCAAAAACCTACTCAGTACCTGATCAAGATTCACAATTCTGCGCCTCACCTTGATCCCCTCAAACACGCTGAGAGATACACCTAGTCCCATTCACTCTGACAACAGAGTGGACTGCAGAGGCCTCAGAGTCCTCCGGCTGATCCGTCTCTCGTCCATTATCCCCATGGGCATCCTCTTCTTCCCCATGGGGGTATGACACAACATCTCGTCCACGTTTCGTTGATTCACCTGACCTGCCTGCTGGAGGTGGGACACTGCCTGCTCCACTCTCGCCATCAGAGGACTGTCCTCGCTCCGAAGACGCACCAGGTCCACCTGAGAAAGAGACCACACACACATAGATGTATTGATGAATTATATTTGTGACTGGATGACTCAGAGATAATTACACATAGGTTATGCATCAGACATTAAACATCCATTTGGAGTTTTTTTTACTTACCACTTCCTGTGCGAATTCAGGCTTCTTTATAAATGCAGGGCTGCTGGATCCCAAAGCTAAGGTCAAGACAGAGAGTGATTCTTTCACAGCTCCTGCCATAGCCAGTATCAGCACCTGGAACACCAGAAATATCATCAAATAGCCTGCTCCCTGACTGACAGCTTAACACAGTTACAAAGTTATTGTAAAGACAGTGAATATTAGAACTCACTTTGAGATATTGACATATTCTGCTGTCAGTGCTCATAATCTGACAGAACATGGATTGTGCTTTTTCAACATCATTCTGGAAGgagaataaaatatatttaaacacATTTGtatgagtgagagagtgagtgagagtgaaagtgagagagcgagagcgagagagagaaaaaaaatagatTACCAACCTGTCTAAGTGGTAGAGCCACAGTGAAGCAGTAGGCATGTCTGGGCataatgtgtcctttggtctgttcCTCCTCTATCAGGGCAGTACAGATTCTATAGGACTCTGGGGTATTCTGGTAAACATGAAATAGGGCATTAAATCGACTGTCTATAGGGTGGACCAATACAATGTCTGCAAGGTGGACAAATCCTCACCAGTTTATAGCAGGTACCAGTTGCTAGTGTGAATGTGTCCTTGTTGAATGGCATACCTTGGTTCTTCATGTCTCTTAGTACATCCAGAGAACCTAGTGTTATAGACATTGTTTAGTGATGACAAAGATCAGTCATCTAAAAAATGTACCTTTATAGTTTAATGTGTCTGCCTTCTAATAGTAAAAGGATGCCACCTACTCTCATATAATCCTTTCATAAACAACATGTCTATGGCAATATTGAAGGAAGTTTAGTCCGAAAAGAATCCTCTCATGTCCTGTTAGAGAATATAGATAAATAATAGTATATTTACAACTTCACAAACTACAGTATGTGTAAACGTCAATCAATGCCCTAGTCAAGAGGACTAGAGTTACTATGACAGCACTTAGTTCATGACAGCACTTAGTCCAGATGTTGATTATGACTGTTCCCTGATTGTTGTAGTCCAAGTGCTGCATATAAATATTGTTACCTTGTCTGTCAGAGTAGCAGCAGCCATTTCCTCCAGCCCCAGCTCATAGCACAGCCTCATGAACAGGGGACCAAACTTAAACTCTCCAAATGCTACATTACTGTTATCTTCGTGGTACCTGGACAGTGGAACGAACATGCagaacacacaaacatacacgtaAATAATACAGAACCATAACTAAGTAAGAATGCCAACATTAGTCAAACTTCAAGATTGCATTAAATTATTTCAGACTAATGCTTTATCTGTCCGTAACACAGCTGATGAGTAGACTTGATCTTCAGGTCTGTTTTGACAGCTAATTGTCAGGATACTCATCTGGCCAGTGGCCACAATGCATTAGTGAGAAACTAGTATTTTATTGTGTGACCCATACCTGTAGATGGCACCTCTGGCTGTAGATTGGCATAGGTGTAGAAGCAGTTTCAGCTCATCCTTCAAAATTAGCTCGTTCTTCTTTAGCTTCCGATTGAATACCTCCAAATAATGACCTGCAGAATAGAAAATGGTCTGTCAACTTCAAAATAAGTAGTTGAGGTACAGTAGTTAGACCCAAGCAGTAAGGACatgcatatatacacacatacatatacatatacagtgcattcagaaagtattccagcctctggactttttccacattttgttacagccttattaaaattgattaaatggttttttccccctcataaatttacacccaataccccataatgactaagcaaaaacaggtttttagaaattctttCAAACTTATTAAAaaacaaaaactgaaatatcacattcacagaactattcagaccctttaatcagtactttgttgacagcgattatagcctcaagtcttcttggttatggcgctacaagcttggcacacctgtatttggggagtttctcccattcttctctgcatatcctctcacgatctgtcaggttggatggggaacgtcgctgcacagatattttcaggtctctccagagatgttcgatcgggttcaagtccaggctctggcagggccactcaaggacattcagagacttgttccaaagccactcttgcgttgtcttggctgtgttcttagggtcattgtcctgttgaaaggtgaaccttcgccccagtctgaggtcctgagcgccctggagcaggttttcatcaaggatctctctgtactttgctccattcttctttccctcgatcctgactagtctcccagtacctgcgctgaaaaacatccccaccgcatgatgctgccaccactatgcttcattaatatatttgcaaatatttctatatatatagaaatatatatatatatatatatatatatat includes:
- the LOC120026429 gene encoding pentatricopeptide repeat-containing protein 2, mitochondrial-like, with product MLFMKGLYESSLDVLRDMKNQGMPFNKDTFTLATGTCYKLNTPESYRICTALIEEEQTKGHIMPRHAYCFTVALPLRQNDVEKAQSMFCQIMSTDSRICQYLKVLILAMAGAVKESLSVLTLALGSSSPAFIKKPEFAQEVVDLVRLRSEDSPLMARVEQAVSHLQQAGQVNQRNVDEMLCHTPMGKKRMPMGIMDERRISRRTLRPLQSTLLSE